One part of the Saprospiraceae bacterium genome encodes these proteins:
- a CDS encoding RraA family protein, which produces MNVKSLFLLVLICSALNLFAQQISKEELIFLTPQWKGERFSDGRPKAPDALIQRLKSVTLEEAWAVLRNENFKHQYDDGWQVINPDSVLVGRAVTATFMPGRPDIHRVIDDKGHTRDGRVKSQNSWPIDLLVNGDVYVVDQFGAHEDGPTIGDNLGNSIFAKTGRGIVYNGAVRDINGLKELGGFTSFFRSYHPSHHLNNPDGQLNTTLVGINTPTRIGLATVMPGDIVLGRDGGVLFIPPHLLEKVVKTSEIVRLRDMFGHERLREQKYTPGQIDNRWSDEIEKDFSQWLNAHIDKLPVPKEQIQEYLKTRTW; this is translated from the coding sequence ATGAATGTAAAATCTTTGTTTCTCCTGGTATTGATATGTTCTGCCTTAAATCTATTTGCTCAGCAAATCAGCAAAGAGGAATTGATTTTTCTCACACCGCAATGGAAAGGCGAACGTTTTTCCGATGGTAGACCTAAAGCCCCGGATGCTTTAATCCAACGATTAAAATCGGTGACCCTGGAAGAAGCATGGGCAGTACTCCGCAACGAAAACTTCAAACATCAGTACGATGACGGATGGCAGGTGATCAACCCGGACAGTGTCCTCGTAGGCAGAGCAGTTACCGCCACCTTCATGCCCGGCAGACCAGACATACACCGGGTCATAGATGACAAAGGTCATACCAGGGATGGTAGAGTCAAGTCTCAAAACTCCTGGCCGATCGATCTATTGGTAAATGGCGATGTCTACGTAGTAGATCAGTTTGGTGCTCATGAGGACGGGCCTACTATTGGCGACAACCTTGGTAATTCTATTTTTGCAAAGACTGGCCGGGGTATCGTCTATAATGGCGCCGTGCGGGATATAAATGGCCTTAAAGAATTGGGAGGGTTTACTTCCTTTTTCAGAAGTTATCATCCTTCTCATCATCTCAATAATCCGGATGGTCAACTCAATACCACCCTGGTTGGTATCAATACTCCTACGCGTATAGGCTTGGCGACGGTCATGCCGGGAGACATTGTCTTAGGCAGAGATGGTGGTGTTTTATTTATTCCTCCACATCTTTTAGAGAAAGTAGTCAAGACATCAGAGATAGTTAGATTGAGAGATATGTTTGGCCATGAACGACTGCGAGAACAAAAATATACTCCGGGCCAGATTGACAACCGATGGTCAGATGAAATAGAAAAAGATTTTTCACAATGGTTAAATGCCCATATAGACAAACTCCCGGTACCTAAAGAACAGATCCAGGAATATCTGAAGACAAGAACGTGGTGA
- a CDS encoding mandelate racemase/muconate lactonizing enzyme family protein, with product MKNKRREFLAKSIAAAGLTASPLLSFGNKFTEAIRRNEQYSLPSEIKITDIKCGYIRNGHSLFVKIYTDQGVWGCGEGVDATPGTYHLVKMMGQRLKGKSPLNVNRLFEDIRKSGFFEGAQSGMFVAVLTAVETALWDLAGKILGLPVYQLLGGKFRDKIRVYLDTALYQSQNPKPEEFAEAAKNAVNMGFNAIKFDVDQANDPNKYDRYNWTASPAELRRMVDQISAARQAVGPDIDICVDMHGKYDAITGERVAKLFEPLNLMWLEEPVPAENQEAYKKITDSTSTPICAGENHYLAHGFRRLLEIGAVDIIMPDLQKCGGLGEAQRIANLANLYYVPFAPHMVASYLGAMSSAHVSASVPNFLIMEWQVYFHTDPMFKDLVTYDGAWVDKSFITVSDKPGIGVEINEEGMKKYATRGVPFFE from the coding sequence ATGAAAAATAAAAGACGGGAGTTTTTAGCAAAAAGCATCGCGGCTGCTGGTCTCACAGCAAGTCCCTTGCTCAGCTTTGGCAATAAATTTACCGAAGCCATACGACGCAACGAACAATATTCTTTGCCGAGTGAGATCAAAATCACCGATATTAAATGTGGATACATCCGCAATGGTCATAGTTTATTCGTCAAGATATACACAGACCAGGGTGTCTGGGGTTGCGGTGAAGGTGTAGACGCTACTCCGGGCACCTATCACCTGGTGAAAATGATGGGGCAAAGGCTCAAAGGAAAGAGCCCCCTTAATGTAAATAGACTTTTTGAGGATATTAGAAAGTCCGGATTTTTTGAAGGAGCGCAATCAGGCATGTTTGTAGCGGTATTGACAGCAGTAGAGACGGCACTTTGGGATCTGGCAGGAAAGATCCTGGGTCTGCCCGTCTATCAATTGCTGGGAGGAAAATTTCGGGATAAAATAAGGGTCTATCTTGATACTGCTTTGTATCAAAGCCAAAACCCAAAACCGGAAGAGTTTGCTGAGGCAGCTAAAAACGCGGTCAATATGGGTTTTAATGCCATCAAATTTGATGTAGACCAGGCCAATGATCCTAATAAATATGATCGATACAATTGGACAGCCAGTCCCGCCGAACTCAGGCGAATGGTCGACCAAATCTCTGCAGCCAGACAAGCTGTAGGGCCTGATATAGACATCTGCGTAGATATGCATGGCAAGTATGATGCGATCACCGGAGAGCGGGTCGCCAAGTTATTTGAACCATTGAATCTAATGTGGCTGGAAGAACCGGTGCCGGCAGAAAATCAAGAAGCCTATAAAAAAATAACTGATTCTACAAGTACTCCTATCTGCGCCGGAGAAAATCATTACCTGGCCCATGGATTTAGAAGATTATTGGAGATCGGAGCGGTCGATATCATTATGCCGGATCTGCAAAAATGTGGTGGCCTGGGAGAAGCTCAGCGTATCGCCAACCTGGCCAATCTATATTATGTGCCCTTTGCACCACATATGGTAGCTTCCTACCTCGGTGCTATGTCTTCTGCCCATGTGTCAGCCTCAGTACCTAATTTTTTGATTATGGAGTGGCAGGTTTATTTTCACACGGATCCTATGTTTAAAGATCTAGTCACCTATGATGGGGCCTGGGTAGATAAGAGTTTTATCACAGTTTCAGACAAACCAGGTATTGGCGTGGAGATCAATGAGGAAGGGATGAAAAAATATGCTACACGCGGTGTACCATTCTTTGAATAA
- the atpG gene encoding ATP synthase F1 subunit gamma: MAANLKEVRERIKSVINTQQITKAMKMVSAAKLRKAQQAIVQMRPYNTKLNDMLGHVITSLGGDAEIKLAKKREVKNALLIVVTSSRGLCGAFNTNIIKSATAAIASQYAEQRKSGHLTMLCIGKKGLDYFSKHYADCTIIRDHVTMIESIQSDTINKLVDSLIASFNEGKYDSIQVAYGKFKNAATQFPTLEHYLPVPKIILPDKAGKLKADYIYEPNTQTVLESMIPSLLKIQMKRYIFDTSASEHGARMTSMDKATENAEDLLKELRIHYNKARQATITNELMEIVAGAAALNG, from the coding sequence ATGGCTGCCAATTTAAAAGAAGTTCGGGAACGGATCAAATCAGTGATCAACACTCAGCAGATCACCAAAGCCATGAAGATGGTCTCCGCTGCCAAGTTGCGCAAAGCGCAGCAAGCCATCGTGCAGATGCGTCCGTACAATACTAAGCTCAATGATATGCTCGGTCATGTAATCACCAGCCTGGGTGGAGATGCCGAGATTAAATTGGCTAAAAAAAGAGAAGTCAAAAATGCTTTATTGATCGTGGTGACCTCCAGCAGAGGATTGTGCGGAGCATTTAATACCAATATCATAAAAAGTGCAACTGCAGCCATCGCCAGTCAATATGCAGAACAGCGCAAGTCTGGTCATCTCACCATGCTCTGTATAGGCAAAAAAGGATTGGATTATTTCAGCAAACATTATGCTGACTGTACGATCATCAGAGACCATGTCACTATGATCGAGTCTATTCAGTCAGATACTATCAATAAATTAGTTGATTCGCTGATCGCATCTTTTAATGAAGGTAAGTACGACAGTATACAGGTCGCTTATGGCAAATTTAAAAATGCTGCGACCCAGTTTCCAACCCTCGAACATTACCTACCGGTACCTAAAATTATTCTTCCAGATAAAGCCGGTAAGCTAAAAGCGGACTACATTTATGAACCAAATACTCAAACGGTATTGGAATCAATGATCCCGTCGCTGCTTAAAATCCAGATGAAGCGATATATTTTTGATACTTCCGCTTCTGAGCATGGTGCCCGAATGACTTCCATGGACAAAGCGACAGAAAATGCTGAGGATCTTTTGAAAGAATTACGAATTCATTATAACAAGGCCCGTCAGGCTACTATAACCAATGAATTGATGGAGATCGTAGCGGGTGCTGCTGCCTTGAATGGTTAA